One Fundulus heteroclitus isolate FHET01 chromosome 11, MU-UCD_Fhet_4.1, whole genome shotgun sequence DNA segment encodes these proteins:
- the LOC118564504 gene encoding integumentary mucin C.1-like, protein MMKRILLLNLISALYSTAGALLCETCQDESCSTTFANTCNSETMCITASIQGYSSGSTAQRIYKACASSSLCQQTGAQTFSVNLGIEKAIASAVCCNTDSCNSQTLPYPSSPAPNSFQCYFCDQSSQCNILTCEGAENNCFSATVMNGQTESPVYGCITPTTCQVAQSLHSLPFMEQVGTISSGPNCCDTELCNGPITTTAAPTTTTVAPTTTTAAPSTTTLSPTTAKPTTTTMAPTTTTAAPSTTTSAPTTTTATPATTTVAPTTR, encoded by the exons ATGATGAAACGGATCCTTCTTCTGAATCTCATCAGCGCGCTCTACAGCACAG ctggAGCCCTGTTGTGTGAAACTTGCCAAGATGAGTCATGTTCTACTACATTTGCCAATACATGTAATTCAGAGACAATGTGTATAACAGCTTCAATCCAAG GTTATTCCTCTGGATCAACCGCCCAAAGAATCTACAAAGCCTGTGCATCATCCTCTCTTTGTCAGCAAACAGGCGCTCAGACTTTTTCAGTCAACTTGGGTATCGAAAAAGCAATCGCATCTGCAGTCTGCTGCAACACAGATAGCTGCAACTCACAGACTCTACCCT ACCCCAGTAGTCCAGCCCCAAACTCTTTCCAGTGTTATTTTTGTGACCAAAGCTCTCAGTGCAACATTCTAACTTGTGAAGGAGCTGAGAACAATTGCTTCTCTGCAACTG TGATGAATGGACAAACAGAATCACCCGTGTATGGCTGTATAACTCCAACAACATGTCAAGTTGCTCAGAGCCTGCATAGCCTACCCTTCATGGAGCAAGTTGGTACCATATCCAGTGGACCAAATTGCTGTGATACCGAGTTGTGTAATGGCCCAAtaaccacaactgcagcaccaaccaccacaactgtggctccaacaaccacaactgctgctccctccaccacaactttgTCTCCGACAACCGCAAAACCAACCACTACAACtatggctccaacaaccacaactgctgctccctccaccacaacttcggctccaacaacaacaactgcaacACCAGCCACTACAACTGTGGCCCCAACAACCAGA
- the LOC118564624 gene encoding mucin-2-like, translated as PTTTTAAPSTTTLAPTTTTAAPSTTTLASTTKTAAPTTTTVAPTTTTSAPTTTTSAPTTTTVAPTTTTTASPTTTQAPTTTTAALSTTTQSPTTTTATLSTTTQSPTTTTAVPSTTTSAPTTTTSAPTTTSVAPSTTTAALSTTTSAPTTTTAQQTTTTPKTTTAAPSITTSAPTTTTAQQTTTTPTTTTAAPSTTTSAPTTTTAAPTTTTLAPTTTSAAPSTTISAPTTTTAAPSTTISAPTTTTATPTTTTVALTTTTSAPTTTTSAPTTTTVAPTTTTAAPSTTTSAQTTTTAAPTTTTLASTTTTAAPTTTTVAPTTTTAAP; from the exons c caacaaccacaactgctgctccctccactACAACTCtagctccaacaaccacaactgctgctccctccactACAACTTTGGCTTCAACAACCaaaactgcagcaccaaccaccACAACTGTGGCCCCAACAACCACAACCTCAGCACCTACTACCACAACCTCAGCACCAACCACCACAACTGTGGCTCCAACTACCACAACCACAGCATCACCCACTACAACTcaggctccaacaaccacaactgctgctctcTCCACCACAACTCAgtctccaacaaccacaactgctacTCTCTCCACCACAACTCAgtctccaacaaccacaactgctgttccctccaccacaacttcggctccaacaaccacaacttcAGCACCAACCACCACATCTGTGGCCCCatcaaccacaactgctgctctcTCCACGACAACTTcggctccaacaacaacaactgcacaACAAACAACCACAACTCCaaaaaccacaactgctgctccctccatcACAACTtcggctccaacaaccacaactgcacaACAAACAACCACaactccaacaaccacaactgctgctccatCCACCACAACttcagcaccaacaaccacaactgcagcaccaaccaccacaactctggctccaacaaccacatcTGCTGCTCCATCCACCACAATTTccgctccaacaaccacaactgctgctccatCCACCACAATTTccgctccaacaacaacaaccgcAACACCAACCACTACAACTGTGGCCCTAACAACCACAACCTCAGCACCAACTACCACAACCTCAGCACCAACCACCACGACAGTGGCTCCAActaccacaactgctgctccctccactACAACTTCGGCtcaaacaaccacaactgcagcaccaaccactACAACTTTGGCttcaacaaccacaactgctgcaccaaccactacaactgtggctccaacaaccacaactgctgctccc